The DNA region AGAGCATCTGCTCTTCCTCTAATTGCCTTGCTCCAAGTGAATACCTGTTCAGAAGCGTTCTTAATTCCGAGTGATCTATTTTGCAGGAATTCGACAAGAAATACAATCCCACTTGGCACTGCATCGTGGGAAGGAACTTCGGCAGCTACGTGACTCATGAGACCAAGCACTTCATCTACTTCTACCTCGGCCAAGTTGCTATTCTTCTTTTCAAGTCTGGTTAGCTCCGGGGACTCCTCCTGACACTTGCGTCTGGTTATGGGACTGCGCTGGCTCCTGTGACTGGTTACTGCGGCCTTCCCGAGGAAGCAGATGTTGGTCTTCAAGGGCAATGGCAGGGACTGTGCTGTAGCAGAAGGTGTTACATTGTggatataaaaaggaaaaataccaaaaaaaaagtcttccttgtatttatttttttctaaaaggctTCATCTTTGCTAGTAGGGCTGTTGGAGGAGTTTGGCCTTCAGGAGTTCTCTGGCCATCTGCAGTGTCGCCTCATTTCTGTTCGTGCTGTGAGTACTGACGGTGTTTTGTTCTCCCTGTTCCAAACatctcctatttttattttcttgtgttgCTGGATTTACTAAAAACCACGGCTATGCTGTCACAGAGCCtgagctgtttctttttctgctgatgCCTCTTGGAGATTTGATTTGGAAAATAAACGCCAAGCCCCAccccagctgccagctcctTATTTCGAGACCCGCcgggagggctgggggcggccTGGCCCCTGCGGGAAGGGGAGGGAACTACAACTCCCGGCGTGCCCCGCGCCCGGCTCCATCCGGGCCCCGGCCGGTGCTGCGCCGCCATTACGGGGCGCTGCCGTTGGTGCTGCCCGGGGGGCGGCGCCGTTCAacgggcggggccgggccgcggggGCGGGCCTCGGGCTGCtgcggggcgctgaggggccggggggtGCTGCGGGGCCCGGCTCGGGGTGCCCAGCCGGGTGTCCGGCTGCTCCGTGAGGTGTTGGGGGCCATGGGGGAGCAGAAGGCGGTGATCAAGGACACGGACATGCCCGAGGAGATGCAGCAGCAGGCCGTGGAGTGCGCCGTGCTGGCCATAGAGAAGTACAGCCTGGAGAGAGAAATCGCCGCCCTGATCAAGAGGGTAAatgtctgctgctgcctgcccgtGCAGCGCtgtgtgggcagcaggagcccagcgGGTGGCTGTTGGCACACCGTCTGGAAAAGCCAGTTCCATTCACACGAGATACGTGGGGCTGTGGGCTCACTTCCCGCAGTTCCCCCAGCCCTACACATCCCCTTCCTGGTTCTGCCCCTTCTCTTTTGCAATGCCTTCATTTTAAGCTGTTGGCTCACCAGCCTGGTGCCCGGGGGAGACCGGAGAGAGTCTGACCTGTCCCACAACTGCTTGGTAGAAACCAGTGGGTTGTGCATTTAAATCCGCTGGAgctttttccactgttttcacCTACCACTTAAATTTTGTTCAAGTGGGCCTTAAGGTTCCACTCATGTTTCTGTAGTAGTTGTGCAGGACTGACTAGCTGCTTCAAAATTTGCagttaaaaagtatttttctgcaaaactttttgtatttgtgcCCCCTTTCTATGTGCTGACTCCTGCTAAAAACCTGAGTCTGAGGGCACTGTTAGGTATGTGTGAAAGCGAACAATCCCTGTGCAGATCTACTTCTGATACAGTTTTGGCTTTACCAAATGGAGACATCTAAGGGTTCTCTGGATCTGAGCAGTACACCTGTTGGAAGCTCTTTCAGGTAAATAGTGCTGGCACATCTGTTGGGGACGTCTTCCTTTCTGCCATCCTAACAGAGCtaccagtgttttttttttccatttgcaagAAATATGAACTTTGTTAGTGCAGATCAGAGGGGTCGGTTCACAGTTTGTCAGATTTTCCACGTGGCTCCTGGTTGGAACCTGAGCAGAGCGCTTAGCCAAGGTTGCAATACCTGCTAGAAATGCTTGCGTGCTCCCACAGAGTTTCCTCGTTTGAGAGCTGTTGGATATGACAGCATCTGATTGCCGACCGGAATGTTCTGCCTTTAATAGACCTGtatgaatatatacatatatataaagtgtGGCAGGCTCCGGAGTGTGATGGGACGGTGGCAGAACACAACTGCATGACCTGAAACTTAACAGGTGTAGCGTGAGGTCGTGGTTTGACATTTTTGGGGAAATCCCTGCGGTTACGCCTGCTCAGCTCGGAAGCGCtgaggtattttttgtttgtttcttttgtccaAGCAGCCAGCGAGCTGTGAGTGGCCAGTAACAGCCTcaacagctcctgctgcttctgagcCGCCTTTCCAAAAGCGAGATTTGTGGGGTGCAGACAATTCCTAGCGGTCTTTCCTGCAGGAGTTCGAGAAGAGGTACAGCCCCACGTGGCACTGCGTCGTGGGGAGGAAGTTCGGCAGCTACGTGTCCCACGAGACCAAGCACTTCATCTTCTTCCTCGTGCGCGGCCTCAACGTGCTCCTCTTCAAAGCCGGCTGAGCCGCGGGCTGCTCACGGAGCCGCACCTCCCTGAGCAGAGACCTGGGCACGGGTGATGTGGGGCCATCCCTGCTGGTTGTGCTGCGTTTAGGGGAAAAACAGCCCCCAAAGGcctctgtatttattttctttccagagtGAGCTTCTCagctaataaaaatgttatgtttTAGGAGCTTTAGGGCTGTTTTAAGAGCTTTATGGCTGTTTTAAGAGCTTTAGGGCTGTTTTAAGAGCTTTAGGGCTATTTTCTTTCCCAGCGAAGTTTGCCCCCTGGGTGCCGCCCCCAGCCCGTGCTGCAGGGGGCGCTgcggcgcggcccggccccgttGCCATGGCGACGCGTGGGGGGCGCGCCCGGCTGGATCGGCCCCACTGCCGGGTGTCCGCCACAGCCAATGAGCgcgcggagcggcggcggcggcgaccAATCGCTGGCGGGCggtgaggggagggggcggggctagAGCCGTAAAGAGGCGGGCACGGCGCGAGCGGGACCGTTAaacgggcggcggcgggggcgagGTGTGGAGCGCGGGAGGGAAGCGGCTGCGGCTGGCCCTGAGGGGGCCCTCCCGTGACCGGGGTCGGTGTCGGGCGCGCAGCAGGGGCCATGGGCGAGCAGAAGGCGGTGATCAAGGACACGGACATGGCGGAGGAGATGCAGCAGCAGGCCGTGCAGTGCGCCCTGCGCTCCCTGGAGGAGCAGGGCGTGGAGTTCGACGTGGCGGCGCGCATCAAGAGGGTAAAGGGCCGGCCCCGGCGCCCTGCCtgacccccgggggggggccgtgAGTCCCTCGTGTGCCCCGCGGGCGTGCTCTCGGcgttctccctccccttcttccTTCACGAccccttccagcccttccctgCGCTCCCCAGCGGTCTCTCCCGCAGGAGTTTGACAGGAAATACAACCCCACGTGGCACTGCGTTGTGGGCAGGGATTTTTCCAGCTGTGTCACTCACGAGACCAATCACTTCATCTTCGTCTACCTGGGTCACCTCGCTGTGCTGCTCTTCAAGTGCGGCTAGAGCCGCGCACCGCTCCCCCGGCTGTCCTCTCGTGACCCAGCTGCTGCGTGCTGACCCACAGCCCGGCGCCTGCGGCCTTACCGAGGAAGCAGATCTTGGGCTTCAGGGGTGACAGCAGGGATTGTGTTGTGGTGATGGGTTTTCTTATTGTATCTGAGGGGAAGATAGCAAAAATAACCATTCcttgtgttaatttttttttcctcacagtttCTTTGCCGATAAAAAATGTTGTTCTGCCTTTGAGAGTTTTATGACTGCTTTAtctctttcatctctttctCTAGTGTTGCTTGTGCTACTTATTTCCCTGTGAGTGTGAATGACTGGCTTTCTGACAAAATCCTTTCTCAAATCCAAAACACATAAGCATTGTGGTATCCACACTCATAACTTCATCAAGGTATCTAAGAATAATAAATCCCAGTTACGGACAAACAGCAGCTAAAAGCCCTCTTACATGGCTTCTGTTAGAGGGTTATGTGTTAGTTCTGTCTCTTTgtgtcctgctttttttttttttaattatttttttctttttggtaagaAACCTGAGAACTGCCGTCCCAGTGAATTTGGAGTTCTTGCCCCCAAAATAATGGGAAAGGGATCAGCAGATATACTCTATGGGTGTGGGTGGTACATGGATGctcattaaaatacatttagaatCTCTGTTGCCTTTGaaatattaaactttttttttttgctttgaaggAGAAGTTTGGAAGTTTGAAAGTTAATAAAGTCCACAGATAACCAGTGTTACGATGCGGTGGTGGAATGTGATCCTTCACGCCCTCTCAGACTCTGCTGTTCACACACTGACTCCCGGTGCTGCCCCATGGCGCCTCCCTAAGACGTAGCAGCCCTTttattcccccttttcccccccgtttttcccttttatccccttttttcccccgtTTCCCCCCATGACCCTTCGCCTACATCTCCCAGCACGCCCCGCGCGGCAGCCCTCGCGGCCCCGGCATCCCTCGCGGCCCCCCAGTCCCGGCGCGCCCCGCGGGGCCCGGCTCCATCCGGGTGCGGGCGGAGCTGCGGGCGCCTGGTCGCCATTAcggggcagcggcggcggccgagccggggccggggccggggcggcgcggagcagcggggctgcgggcggcgcCGGGCGGCAGGGCAGGGCCCCGCGGGGCTCCCTCCGTGGCTTTTTCCCCCCGCGCGGCTCGCCCGGAGCCCCTCCGAGCCGGCCCGGCCTCCCGCGGCCTTCCCCCGGTTCGAGCGGAGCGCCGAGAAGATGTCGCCATGAAGGAGGCCGAGGCCGCGCTGCGCCgcccccgccgctccccgccgcggGCCATGAGCCTGGGCCCCCGCCGGCTCCGCCAGCGCCCGccgagccccccacccccacccgcCCAGGGCCGCCCCTCGCCCGCCGGGGCGCCCGTTGATGCTGCAGAGCCCGCCCGGCGCCTCCCCCGCCTCCGCCCCCGCCATGGACAAGAGCAGCCCCTGCGGCTCCGGTGCGCCCGGCTCCTCGGCCGGCGGCAAAGGGCAGCAGCCGCGCTCCGCATCGGCGGGGCCCGCCGCCGGGGAGTCTAAGCCCAAAGGCGGTGAGcgaagggggggggaaaggggggaaggggagggaaggggcccGGGGCAGCCACGGgaagggagcagcagctggctccGGGCACCCCGGTGCCTCTGCCGGGTGGGTGGCGGAGCCGAGCTGCCTCCCCCCTGCTGCGGTGTTTGTTTCTCAGCCGGCCCTTGGTAGGTTTCCCTTCGGGTCACCGCTGGGGtttgctttcctcttccttcctcttccagcCCTGTTTCCTGTTTGGTGAGCTGCGGTTCCTCTTCTTTCTGAAGGGGCACGTTTGATTGCCACTAGCTTTGGAGTAATCAGTTTGAGAGCCAAAGCTCTGATTTCAAACGTATTTGCCTCTCCCTGTTAAGAGGAGCCTTAACTTTATCTTGGTCTCCAGCTGAGTGCAGTGCTCTGCCCTTGCTTGAGGAGGTCCCGCAGCACACCCGGCATTCCCATTGCAGGCTGTATTTTGGTAACTTATTTTGGAAGGGTTCAGAGTGCACGTTACTTGCTTATCTGGTACTTTAATCAAAGTGTTGCAGCTGTCAGAGCAAACAGCCAGTTTTGCTGACAGCGCGGGTCGTGATGAGCCATTGTGGGCCCTGTCATGAATTTTTTCAAGGTAAGACCTAAACCGCCTCCAGTTCCCTAAGGCTGATCGGGAGCAGAAAGTTCCTGGCACCCCTGCATTCTTTTCAAAACCTAAAAATGGGGCAGTAGTGCTTGAAAGAAGCGGGTTTAGCCCCAGAAGCATGAGGAGACTGCCTACAGGTTGCTACAGCACCATTGCGGTACTGATTCCTTCCTCagtgctttgtttctgtaacaCTTAGGGTGTTCACAGAGGGTTAACAGTGTTGGTATCTGGGAGGTGTTGCAATCTGGAATGGATTTGAAATCTTTTGGCATCAGTAGCAGGATTTCATGCAGGGCTTTTATTACTGGTAGCCAATGTTGATGTTTTTCGGTCtcttatttccattttccatgGCCAGGCCACTGGAAGCAGGGGATGCCGGGTGCTAGGCATGCAGTGGGAGTCCTTAGAACCAGGCTTCAGCCGGGATAACAAAGCGTATCAGCTCTGTTTATGTTACGGCAGGCGGTGTGAAAGCCTGGCAGGCCCGAGGCTTTCCCGTTGCAGAGGGTTTCTGACCCTGCCTTACCACGGGGCACCTCGGAAGGACAGCGCTGCCTTAGTGGCGTGAGGAGGGAGGGCAGCTCACAGGACGGGAGCGCTGTTCAGCAGGGGAGGTGAGgggcctgtgctgtgctggtgggCCTGCGTGTAGGTGAAACAATACCTGGAGTGAGGAAGGAAATACAGGCTCTGACATTGCAGCCCCAAATGGGAGGTTATTAAAGGATTCCTGTGGGTTGCCACATTTCACAGGCTTGAAGCAAGGTCACAAGTTGAGGAGGAGCAGTGAGGGTATAAATCATGGTGCTTGTTGCTGTTCTACTCCAATACAATAgactaatttttaattaaaaaaaaagttattttgaagACTTCTTTTTAAACACAACAGAATGATTTGGCATGGCACAGTTTTGCCTCTGAGATATTTGTTTCTTAACTGAAGCGGAGGGAGAAGTGATCTGGGATGAATTGCTACCCTTACAGTGCATCGAAGAgtccttttaaaaacaggacCTGTTCTCGTAGACATGTTTTTGGGAGCCTCTTCGCTGCAGGGTGCTGCAAACTAAAATGAGAAGGGGCACTTGGGCAGGTGAGCGCCAACAACCATGGGCTGAGCATCCCGGCTGCGGCGGTGCCAGTGGGTGGGTGTGTTTTGGTGGCTGTTGGGCTCAGGGCGCTGGCATGTCACCGCACAGGATTTCTGTCTCCTGTTCCTTATCCACCTGGAAGCGGCgtggctgcctgcagctggtgTGGCCCGCCCGGTTTCTCCCCTGTTTCAGGAACTGTACAGGAGGTGCTCTGAAAACTCTGAAGGCTCTCTGTCCTGGGGAAATTGTGCTCCAGCTACCTGTTGGGCTTGGTCTTAGAAACTAAATTGAACTCAGAACTTTCCAAcagaaaaagtattatttttttagttctAATAGTGAGCCACTAGGAGTCCCATCCCACGGGGATGAAATCGAGTAGCAAAAGGAGAAGTGccttgctgggtttctgctcagTCCTTGGGACCTGACGGACAGAGGAATTCTTGTAGACATTCCTGGGCCTTCTTATTACAGCGCAAACAAGCTTTGCCAGGGCGCGTGGCTGCTTATTCACCCCTTGCTCACCGGGACATTTTCCTTAGCAGCACAAATCTCTTCGATGTGCTTTTGTGCAAATGCCCTGGGGGCTCAGCACAATCCCTCACCCAGCTCCCCCTGTGCAGGACGATTTGCTCGAATGCTGCTCAGCTGAAGACACAAAGATGGAAGGGAAGTGCAGCAACCAGCACTGCAGCTCCAGGACCAAACTGGGTGCCTGTGGCTGCTGCCTTTAGGCCCGAGAACTTGAACTCCCCTGGAGGTGGAGGTCCTCTAACAGAGGTGGTGTCCATCAGGAGAACCCCCAGGTTGTGGGGCTGGCTCCGAAAGGCAAGGACAGCTTTGTTGCTGGTGTTATAAAATCACATGGACACTACTTTGTAAGTTTTCTCTTGGAGTGTGAACGGGTAAAAATGTTACAGGTTCAGCTTTGTGAAGTGCAGAGGGGCTAATTGAGGACCTGAGTCAAGAGTGAATacctcagcagtgctgctctttAATAATTTGCCAAGAAGTGGGAAGAGAACCCCCCAAACCCAAatggggggaagaaaagaggtGGTCCAGCTTACAAACACTTATTTCAAACTTCTGGTCGTCAGTTGACTCCATTGCTACGCTGATGGCCCAGAATCTCTAAAGTAATCCTAAATAATTACTCTGGGTGTACTGAAATCAGTAAAATCAGGTTTGTGTTTTCAGACTGTCATGTGAGGCCCTTCCTAAGGAGGGCACAGGCGGAGAGGACTTCCCTGTGAAATTAAGAGTCCTCACAGGGGCTCGCAGAGGCTCTCAGAGCCTGTCTGAAGTGGTGCAGCATGCCAGGAATGTGTGTAAACCAGCTGGTGACAAGTTGGTGCCTTTGATGGTGCTTAACTTGATGAAAACAGCAAGGGTTAGGAAATTCTCCTGTTAGCTGCAGGTACAAGCTGCCCTTGGACCTCGTGAAGGATCATCTGAACCTGCTTCAGGCTGAGCGTGTCCTCTGGAGTTGTTTCCAGTTCGTGgttgcagaggagctgccaaGTCGCTATGGGCACAGTGGGATTGTGCCTCTCTAGGGTGTGCACTGACTGCAGGGATCAGAGGGTGGCTGAGCCCTGGAGTgccaggctctgctcacagtgagcagcagcagtgctctgAATCCCTCCTAAATGCCTGAATTTGTGACCGGAGCCTCAGGGGGGGTGTTGTAGCCTCTTTCCCACAAACACTCTCAAAAAAAGGTCTATCTGAATAATCACCAAGCCAGACCGGGTTACACCCTGAGCGCTTGGCAgcttgtggtgtgtttttttcctgataacaCCGAGCCCaagtgctgcagccctgcaggctgTGGGGCTCAGCACGGCTGTGGTTCTTGGGGATTGGTTTAGTTCTGAATTATGGGCTCAGGTGACAAAATCTGCTTGCAAAATGACTGTCACATCACGcaaaagcagcaggaggctcCTTTGACTTCTGTAGCTCCAGTTGCAGGTGTAGATTGGGGTCTGCCATGAGCAGGAAGCAGCAGACCCGCTCCGAGCCCAGCCACGGTGCTCTGATGGAGCAACTTACTACGTGGTTGGATCCTCAGTGGTGTTCAGTATCGCACAGACCTTCTGCTCCTTGTCTTGGGGGTGTCGGTGGGACAGAAAACTAAAAGTAACCAGAAAAAGGGAGGCTGTGAGGGGTCCCGTTCCAGCTGCTGTGACCGCTCAGGAGGCAGTGCAGGGGAAGGGCCGAGCTGGAGGCACTGGTGATGAAAACTGCCTGTGAGTAACGCGGCCAGCAGTTACGGGACGTGCCTGTTGCCACACAGGACTTGCTTTAAGGGGTGGGGAGGACTACGACATGGGAAGGGAGAAACTAGCAGGCCTTTAGGGACAGGGTCAGGATGTTGTAACCAGCGTGAGGCATTGGTGTGCGTAACGCTGGGTATCTGGGGACGGCCGGGGTGCACAGAGCTCTGGCTGGGCCTGGGGCATTCACCTGCCTGGTTTCTCAGCCTGACTCCTGTtagagctggagcagcagctggtgggAGCACGAGGTCAGCGGGTGGGCGAGCAGCCTGTGGAGCTGAGACCCCTCTGATGTTGGGTTGAGGCTGTGAGAAGTGTCTTCATAGCCCTCATGTACTGTGCTAGCAGCCTAACCAGGCAGCTGTTTCCATGCAGGAAACGCCTCTCAAGATCCTGACGGACTTTCCTGCTCTCGTGAGCCTTGATCCTGTGGTGTTTTGCTGTGTGCTTCCCCTCTGTTCCCCGTGCCGTGGCCACGGCTGTGCGCAGCTCCTCGCTGCCAGGGTGGGTGGGCTTGGTGCTCTGGAACTGGGTTTGTGCCCCGCGAGGCCAAAGCTCTGGGCTCATCCCTCAGGATTGATCGGTGTTTGTTGGTTTTACGAAAGCAAGAGGGGGTTTTTAGAAGGGAATTGGATCTGTTGGGGACTTCTAAATGTAGGGGTGGGACTGAGTGAAAACAGGCAGCGGGGTCCTGCCAAGTGGGAGGCTTCAAGACAAACGCAGGCCGCAGTGTTTATATAAGGACATCCAGCATATTTATGTAGGATATTCAGCATATTTATATAGGGTATTCAGAAAGGGAATGACAAATGGCCCCGCTCCAGAACTTGACAACAGCTGGGTGTGAGGCTGTAGCGCTGGGGTTTGTCACTTGTCACACAGGTGACACCTCAGGCCGCTGTCTGGTGACGGCGACTCCAGACCTGGATGAAGCAAACTGAGGTGCTCTAAGAAATACAAAGCACAGCAAATAAATCCTTTCATGCTCTTTGACCAGCTCTTTGGACAGTAACAGGAGTGAAAGggtttgtgggctgcaggagaccTTGGCATAGCCGTGAGCCCTTTGAACAGCACTGGCACCAGGTGCTGGGCCGACAGGCCGTGCTGCCTGCGGGGCGCTGCGCGTGCGGCGAGCTGGGGCTGCCCGTCTGatccttgttttctctttcagatggAAAGAATGCGAATGGATCCAAGCAGCGTTATAACCGTAAAAGAGAAACTGCATATTCCAAAAATGAGAACTTTTCCAGTCAGTCCCGTCGCTCCAattcacagaaaagcaaagcttttaacAAGATGCCCCCTCAGAGGGGAGGTAGCGGCGGAAGTGG from Anas platyrhynchos isolate ZD024472 breed Pekin duck chromosome 16, IASCAAS_PekinDuck_T2T, whole genome shotgun sequence includes:
- the LOC113839606 gene encoding dynein light chain 1, cytoplasmic-like translates to MGEQKAVIKDTDMAEEMQQQAVQCALRSLEEQGVEFDVAARIKREFDRKYNPTWHCVVGRDFSSCVTHETNHFIFVYLGHLAVLLFKCG
- the LOC101791011 gene encoding dynein light chain 1, cytoplasmic isoform X2, encoding MSDRKAVIKNADMSEEMQQDAVECATQALEKYNIEKDIAAHIKKEFDKKYNPTWHCIVGRNFGSYVTHETKHFIYFYLGQVAILLFKSG
- the LOC101791482 gene encoding dynein light chain LC6, flagellar outer arm — translated: MGEQKAVIKDTDMPEEMQQQAVECAVLAIEKYSLEREIAALIKREFEKRYSPTWHCVVGRKFGSYVSHETKHFIFFLVRGLNVLLFKAG